From the genome of Bos taurus isolate L1 Dominette 01449 registration number 42190680 breed Hereford chromosome 2, ARS-UCD2.0, whole genome shotgun sequence, one region includes:
- the TENT5B gene encoding terminal nucleotidyltransferase 5B: MMPSESETESRDRAAAQVGTAAAAAVAKAAPAGGGPDPEASSASLGQHLSGLSWPQVKRLDALLSEPIPIHGRGNFPTLSVQPRQIVQVVRSSLEEQGLRVHGVRLHGSAASHVLHPESGLGYKDLDLVFRVDLRSEASFQLTKEVVLACLLDFLPAGVSRAKITPLTLKEAYVQKLVKVCTDTDRWSLISLSNKSGKNVELKFVDSVRRQFEFSVDSFQILLDSLLLFSQCSPTPMSEAFHPSVTGESLYGDFAEALDHLRHRVIATRSPEEIRGGGLLKYCHLLVRGFRPRPSTDVGALQRYMCSRFFIDFPDLVEQRRTLERYLEAHFSGADAARRYACLVTLHRVVNESTVCLMNHERRQTLDLITALALQALAEQGPAAAAALAWRCPAIPDGLVPATTVSYYVTPVQPLLARAHASYPTWLPCN; encoded by the exons ATGATGCCGTCGGAGAGCGAAACGGAGAGCCGGGACCGGGCGGCTGCACAGGTGGGGACGGCTGCGGCCGCGGCGGTGGCTAAGGCCGCCCCGGCAGGCGGCGGCCCCGACCCAGAGGCCTCATCGGCCTCCCTCGGACAGCACCTGAGCGGGTTGAGCTGGCCGCAGGTGAAGCGGCTGGACGCGCTCCTGAGCGAGCCGATTCCCATTCACGGGCGCGGCAACTTCCCCACGCTGAGCGTGCAGCCCCGGCAGATCGTGCAG GTCGTCCGCAGCAGCCTGGAGGAGCAGGGGCTGCGGGTGCACGGCGTGCGGCTGCACGGCTCGGCCGCCAGCCACGTGCTGCACCCCGAGAGCGGCCTGGGCTACAAGGACCTGGATCTGGTGTTCCGCGTGGACCTGCGCAGCGAGGCGTCCTTCCAGTTGACCAAGGAAGTGGTGCTGGCCTGCCTGCTGGACTTTCTGCCGGCCGGCGTGAGCCGGGCCAAGATCACGCCGCTGACCCTCAAGGAGGCTTACGTGCAGAAGCTGGTGAAAGTGTGCACTGACACGGACCGCTGGAGCCTCATCTCGCTGTCCAACAAGAGCGGCAAGAACGTGGAGCTCAAGTTCGTGGACTCAGTCAGGCGCCAGTTCGAGTTCAGTGTCGACTCGTTCCAGATCCTCCTGGACTCCCTGCTGCTCTTCAGCCAGTGCTCGCCCACGCCCATGTCAGAGGCCTTCCACCCGTCGGTGACCGGCGAGAGCCTGTACGGGGACTTCGCCGAGGCCCTGGACCACCTGCGGCACCGCGTCATCGCCACGCGCAGCCCCGAAGAGATCCGCGGGGGCGGCCTCCTCAAGTACTGCCACCTGCTGGTGCGCGGCTTCCGGCCGCGGCCCAGCACCGACGTGGGCGCCCTGCAGCGCTACATGTGTTCCCGCTTCTTCATCGACTTCCCCGACCTGGTGGAGCAGCGGCGCACGCTGGAGCGCTACCTCGAGGCCCACTTCAGCGGGGCCGACGCGGCGCGCCGCTATGCCTGCCTGGTGACGCTGCACCGGGTGGTCAATGAGAGCACCGTGTGCCTCATGAACCACGAGCGCCGCCAGACGCTGGACCTCATCACCGCGCTGGCGCTCCAGGCGCTGGCCGAGCAGGGCCCGGCGGCCGCCGCCGCCCTGGCCTGGCGCTGCCCCGCGATCCCCGACGGGTTGGTGCCCGCCACCACCGTCAGCTACTACGTGACCCCCGTGCAGCCTCTGCTGGCCCGGGCCCACGCCTCCTATCCCACCTGGCTGCCCTGTAACTGA
- the TRNP1 gene encoding TMF-regulated nuclear protein 1, producing MGSGFRACTSLIGYAALRSAPCSIRRARGSPSASVGAAAASHLDLLRPSSPAWGEQPARPTDLQLRAAGGWGRGMPGCRISACGPGAQEGSAEPGSPPPPPPREPLSCPQPPSPSPTLTPTRAQASSQPGAAQESAGSAEGLELQRWRQGASGGAGGPGPAGGAGGGSGAAAAAAGVRALELAEARRRLLEVEGRRRLVSELESRVLQLHRVFLAAELRLAHRAESLGRLGGGVAQAELYLAAHGPRLKKGSRRVRRARPPALLASALGLGGCVPWGAGRLRRGHGPEPESPFRRSPPRGPASPQR from the coding sequence ATGGGAAGCGGGTTCAGGGCATGCACGTCTCTGATTGGCTATGCTGCCCTTCGCTCCGCCCCCTGCTCTATAAGACGCGCGCGTGGCTCTCCCAGCGCCAGTGTGGGGGCTGCGGCTGCATCTCACCTTGATTTGCTGCGTCCATCCTCCCCCGCGTGGGGGGAACAGCCGGCCAGACCCACGGACCTACAGCTGAGGGCCGccgggggttgggggcgggggatgCCGGGCTGCCGCATCAGCGCCTGCGGCCCGGGGGCCCAGGAAGGGTCGGCGGAACCGGgatccccgccgccgccgccgccccgggaGCCCCTGTCGTGCCCTCAGCCCCCATCCCCAAGTCCGACCTTGACCCCGACCCGGGCTCAAGCCTCATCGCAGCCCGGAGCGGCCCAGGAGTCGGCGGGCTCCGCTGAGGGGCTAGAGCTGCAGCGCTGGCGCCAGGGCGCTAGCGGGGGCGCGGGGGGCCCCGGGCCGGCagggggcgcgggcggcggctcgggtgcggcggcggcggctgcgggcGTCCGCGCGCTGGAGCTGGCCGAAGCGCGGCGGCGACTGCTGGAGGTGGAGGGCCGCCGGCGCCTGGTGTCAGAGCTGGAGAGCCGCGTGCTGCAGCTGCACCGCGTCTTCCTGGCGGCCGAGCTGCGCCTGGCGCACCGCGCCGAGAGCCTGGGCCGCCTGGGCGGCGGCGTGGCGCAGGCCGAGCTCTACTTGGCGGCGCACGGGCCGCGCCTCAAGAAGGGCTCGCGCCGCGTCCgccgcgcccgcccgcccgcgctGCTCGCCTCGGCGCTGGGTCTGGGCGGCTGCGTGCCCTGGGGCGCCGGGCGCCTGCGGCGGGGCCACGGCCCTGAGCCGGAGTCGCCCTTCCGCCGGAGCCCGCCCCGCGGCCCCGCCTCACCCCAGCGCTGA